The following nucleotide sequence is from Tribolium castaneum strain GA2 chromosome 5, icTriCast1.1, whole genome shotgun sequence.
TCGAAATTCAAtgtgatatttttttcgattagATATTTCTGAGTAATTTGCGAACAAAATGCATCTTTTGAAACCTtcatcaacaaaaaaaaaaagatttaagtAACTAATTGCTGAAAAGATGCGAACCGAAAAGTTTAtcttttttgacaatttcgaaagcttattaattaaattttacttgtTGGGCTCAAAGCATAATTGTTCGTTGGGTGAAGAAGAGAACACAAATGGTAAAACGCgacttttgcaaaaataaattccctcccacaatgttttaaattagttaataaaGCTTGTATTTCTTGGCTTCCAATCCTAAAAATAACCTAATTGAAGGAAAAGTCGTTACTCATTGTATTAATTCGTATAGTTAAGTAAATACCTAATCAGCCGTTACATAAATAATGTTTACTTTTTCCGATACTCCTTTGCAGTGTACACGTTCAGAACAACGTGAATCCGTAACAGTGAGCGACTAAATttgccaattttatttttacagtgtGTTTTATTGGTTACTGTATCACACGTTGCAAATAAATCTGGAGCAGAAAAATACGAGCAAAACCTTTTTTAGAGAATACATTCCCCAGATCtggaataaaataaagtcaCCTGTTGCGCGAAAAATCTTCATTGAGCGAAAACGCAATACCTagctttcaaaaaaatagtaagtgTGTTAAGGTGATCCTCTAATACCAAAGATTATGAGAGAAAGGTAATTGCTTGGTAGAGGACAGTTCTATAAATAAGTGATTCTTTTATTAGAAAGAACCCGAGCCTTTCTTTTGAAACATGTCATGAAAAGACGACGGAATTAAGTTCACATAACAACTTTGCGATTGGCAGTAGTTGGGGTCTGCACAGGAGAAGCAGCACGTTGTTGTACATGGGATTTTATGTTACGACATGAAGTAGTATTTAATTGCAAAGCGATTTTGTGTCAGGGGTTAAACCAAATTGAGTTGTTAATTACAAAAACCATGTTGTTAATTAAACacgttttgaataaaattttaaatcttgaaAGGATTTGAATCGAACCCGAGGAAATCAGACGTGATGTTCTCTTATCTCTGATTATGATTTGCATTTACATAACACAACGAAAAGTGAAAATTAATATTCTGAAGGACGTAGgacatttcaaattttaaacttaatcAAGGGAAATATATGTTATGCTGTTACAATCTGTATCGGTCATTAGAAGAAATGCATAATTTTACAAGCACCACAAAACACTCAATAAAGGTCGTATGTATTACAAAACTCTTATTACTATATGAAATGTTAAGATACAGCAGAGGAGtgaattataaaatttgaaagaaaaatagttGTGCTAATATaccaaattgttttttcatttattgttttactattgaatcattaaatttttttgtggatCCAATATCCAATCCTTACCCCATTTCAAACAGAATCGATAGTTGTAGGAGAAACAAGAATCAAAGCCCCAGTAACTCAAATGAATCCTTAAAGGTTGAGCGCTCCAGACAATTACTTTTACTCATCTCAGTGTGTCAATTTACGCATTCGTAGTTCTTCTCCTTGGAACTAAAAGCTAATAGTTATTTTCGTAGAAAATTAGATTCCCTTTAAATAGTCGTTTAATAAGCTCCGGACAGTTGTTACATAATCTATAGTCAATTTGAACTAGCAATCTTGGTCTTCCGCGTTATATAAAACACTCGCTGCAACTTAAACCATTATGTAAGACACTGAATTACATGAACAAATTCGGAATTAGAACGAACGGTAAAAAAGTTTGCGGATTGCTTGTGACAAGGTCAGGTTGAGtaatatataaaattaaatctagAAATTGTCACATGCAATCAATAATGCATCCAATAACAAACTTTTTCGATGTATTTTTGGAACAATGCAACTGTAAACTTTATAACTGAAAACATCGGAATAATAGTGCAATTATTGCCCACGAGTTTATATTTAACAAGGTGGTGAAATTAAAAGCTTTTGTTCCAGTCGGTCTATTCTTACCTTCACGTTCACGTAATCGTGCTCGCACAAAACGTACCCCAATCAAACGTTTGATCTTCGATAAAAACCACAGCTAGGGACGCAAATTCAAGTTTAAAAAAGCGCTCAGAAATggtaaaattaatcaaatcaCGTGCAACTAAAACTGAAGTAATCACGTGTAAACTACGACCTCTGAAGGCGTTTTTTCAGCATTCATTTCTCCATTGAGACATATGAACTGCATTCGCGTAATTATTCCACAAAACCAGTTTGAAAAGAAAGCCATCGTACTATTTTATTAAGAGAAGGTTAAAACgttattttatcaatttcttCATCATTCAGCTCCTGTTTCCAATTAAATTATTCCGAGAAAGCGTATTGTTTCCAGACGCTCGTGCACAAGCACGTTGGTAATTATTACCAAAACAATTAGTTAATTCATTCAATAATTCATGTTTAGCTGCCGATTCTACAAACATACTCATTCATGATTTTGTGGTTCATTTTCCATACAGATATAGCAATTTAAATTCGTTATGGAATCTGAATCCGGAAcgacaaacacaaaaatctcCGATTCAGGATATTCAAACAGCTGTAGTAACAGCAATTCGCAAAGAAGGTAAGCAACTGAAAAAGCGCTTGCTTTTTctaacaattaatatttaagtgCAAGCTCTAAGTCCCGCCACAGTGGGAGTAACTCGAGTAGAAGTAGTGGCTATTGTGGGACTACTAATCCGGACGAAAGGTAACAAAAATCACactatttttacttaattttgtataaattctCTAGCGGCGAGATTGGATTCCAACCACCTAAACGTAACAAAGaacacaaaaagaaaaaactcaaGTCGGCGAATTCAACAAATGGTGGCAACGTTTCGTCAGTTGCAGCAACCGCGCCTTCAGACAATAGAAacatttgtgttattttaaaggaAGACAGTGCTGAAGCAACCATGGGTTAGTAATCCAAAATTGAATTCTTCGAATTACTGGGGGTTTTCTTTCAGGTGTTGAAGTTCTTCCGGTTCCTGTTGTTGAAACAGCGGTTCCTTCAACCGATTTAGTTGAAACGAACGAACCCGACCCCATCTCCCCCTCAGTGCCAGTCACAGGTAACAGTTATGATAATTAACTAACGAACTAATCggctaaattaataataatcatgGTTTATTGGTGCTGTTGTTTTACACCCGTCAGGAAaggaaaaatttagaaaatacattaaacaaaattaagtttctaactttatccagaaggaagatgAGGATGTAAACACATTTGcccaattttacttttttcaataaataaatttacaatactttgcatttttttaacattagaCTAATCGGGTGTATGCGTTTGTGCTTGGCGTAAAGGTTTAGGTGTAACACATTGCCTGTGGTATGTTTTTTTGCATATGTTAGCGGAGACACCACCTCCAGATAAAGAAATGTCCTGGACCGACCAACAAAGCCAACACACCGAAAAAGAGACATTGAATGCTGCGAGCGTTCCAATGGAAACCTCCGTTGAGAAAACCAAAGTCACGGAGGTAaaactttagaaaaaatcgatgaaataaacaaatcgaTTACAGGATGGTTTCTGCTGCGTCATTTCCATGTATGATGGAGTTGTTTTGTACACAACCCCAAGTCTGACTGCAGTTTTGGGTTTTCCGAAAGACATGTGGTTAGGGAGATCGTTCATTGATTTTGTGCATCCCAAGGATCGGGAAACTTTTTCTAGTCAAGTCACTACTGGCATTGCTTTGCCTTTGGTCGACTCTCAAGGGAAATTCAAAGGTGATTGTTTACTCAAGCAAGTGTTTGGTCACcgaaatttttattcacagatattaaaaattcgCTTTATGTCTGCCTCCGTAAATATAGAGGGCTCAAATCGTCCGGCTTTGGTGTTGTTGAGAAGGCAGTGTCGTACCAAGCGTTTCAGTTGACTGTTACCTTCAGACACTTGAATGACACGCCAGACTCGAAAAAACTGCTAGACACCAATGGGGGAATGTTTCTCGTAGTCGTAGCAAATCCTGTATATTCCTCGTACAAAGGTAAAGATACAAATAACGGCTAGAATACGACACACTAAGcaaaactttgcaaaaaaattaataaattatctagTACAAATCTAGTTTTGTGTACTTGGGATTAAACGAGTAAAATCTTTCAGTTCCTGAAGAGCGAGTAAAGTTTGCCAAATTTGGCATGAGACACACCGCTGCGTGCACTTTCAGTCATGTGGACCCGGACGTGGTCacaaatttcggttttttgccACAGGACATGTTaggaaaatcaatttttgatttcTATCATCCTGAAGACATGTCGTTCCTCAAGGAAGTCTACGAATCTGGTTGGTTTCCAAACTGTTGTATTTGAACGAATTTTGAGAGTTTTCTTTCAGTTATGACCATGTGCCAAATAGCTGGATCGGTGTTTCGCAGCAAACCGTACAGATTTGCTGTGCAAAACGGCGGTTTTGTTATGATTGAAACAGAGTGGTCCAGCTTTGTCAATCCGTGGTCAAGGCGTCTCGAATTTGTAATAGGCCTCCATCGGGTTTTACAAGTACGTATTAAAAGTGTAgagaaaaagtttaatttgtcGTTTAGGGACCGAAAAACCCGgatatttttgaccaaaacaAGGAAgatgagaaaaaatatatcCCTGAAGAAGTACTCAAAGAGAGTAAGGTGATTCAAGgtgaaattttattgttactaaACAAGGTAAGTtattaataagtaaataaCGTTCCTGatgttaattaaattcattCGTTTAGGAATTGTCAAGGCCGTCCGAAGCGGCAAAACATGAGGTTTCAAAGAGATGCAAAGATCTTGCAAATTTTATGGAATATCTTATGGATGaagtaaataaaagtaatttacAACTAGACTTACCTCAAGATACCGATCCCACCATTTCGGTAAGTCTAAGACGAATGGTAAGTGCCCCAATTTTTAGCATTCTTTAAACTAACGGGCACTGGTGACTAACAAATTATCCAAATGAGATTTTAGCCACAggttaaaattacaaacaacaaaattaataatttaataacaaaagggcttattcttttctaaaaaatttcaaaggcaaaattttctttatgtCACGAGAGGAATTATTTTTCAGGAACGTGATTCTGTGATGTTGGGCGAAATATCCCCACACCATGACTACTACGACAGTAAATCGTCGTCAGAGACACCCCCTAGCTATAACCAACTGAATTATAACGAAAACATCCagagattttttcaaagcaaacCTAAGACCACAATTTCGGACGAAAGCAGCGAACGTCCGAGCGCCTCAAACGATACAGATCCTGAAGGCAAAATTTTACCTTCAGTTCAACATTGTGCCAACAATCAGTAAGTTCTAACTTCTTGGTTTAGGAAATAACTCACGACTTCTCCCCCCAGAAAGTGTCTTTCCCCCGTTGGAAACAGCGGAGCTTCCGGAAGCGGAAGCGCCGGAAACCTGAGTTCAGTCAGTAACCCCAACATGGAAAGCGCTACAACAAGTGCCACCAACACCTCCAACGACTCCTACAAACCCCTCCTCCTAACAGAAGCGATTTTGTACAAGTAATAAGCACGTTTGGCTCATTTTTCTCTACtcccaaataaatttttgcagaCATAACGAAGACATGGAAAAAATCATGATCAAGCGACACCGGGAACAAAGATCCGTCACTCGAGAGAGTAAAAAATCGCACCACAAACACGAAAAGGCAAATGCTGGTGATAAAACGGTGGAGAAAAATGATTACAGTCAAGGTCATGGGGTGAAACGAAGCGTTTCGCATTCGTGGGAAGGCGAAAGTCACAAAATTACCAAACACAAACATCTCACAGGGAGGAATAATAACCAAAACCAGGACCAGACACGAATGAAGCCGCCACAAGTACCAACTAACAATGACAGTAAAAACGAAAATGTGTACCAGCAAGGGGTGAGTTGGTTTAATCGAAGGGAACAGACCTGGAATTGTAACTTTGCAGATGAATGATGTGAATTTGTGGCCCCCATTTTCGGTCACCGTTACCCCAATGAGTAACACCCAAAATTTGAACGTTACCTCAAACGCCAATCCTCTGGGAGGTCTTGCCACAAGAATGTTCCCCCTTTATTACATACCAACACAGCAGAGGGGCTTCGAAGGCAGTGTTAACGATCCCAGATATCAAGGTATaagaatgaaaaaattgtgttttttctctaaactgGTTCAATTTTTCCAGTTCAATACATGCCAGGGATGATCTACAATTACAACCCCATATTCCCGGCCCCTCCCATCCTATGTTCCCCCCTTCCAGTGTTGCCAATCCCAGTTCCTCCCTCGGTGTCATCAGTGAATCCAGAAATGTGCCATCCTCCAAATGAGGCTTCAGCTGAATACAAGAGCAAAGTCCCCCAATTCCAGAGACCTGCCTCCCAAGCCACTTCGGTCAAAGCTGAGCCTGGGAGTGCCTTAGGGTCCATAGCATCGGCCAGTGTGGCCAATAaggtaaagaaaaaattcactCGTCTCACTAACACGACTAAAACGGAGAATTAGTGGTTTTGGGTTTTGCAAATTTCTTTTTCCAGGCAATGTCTGAGTGTTCGCGTAAGGACCTGACGCTTCAGTCAGTGTGTTCTCCCGATTCTCCATTGGTTAGTCCTCCTGATGGGGAGACTCACATGGAGAGTTTTCAGTTGAACCAAAAGGTTAACACACATTCTGTCTGTGTTGCATGCTATAATCATCTGTAGCTTTCTCTCATCTATCTATTGAAAACTCCTCTCTTTTTCTCTTTAACTGTTGGCTGAAAAAGCCACCGGAATTACTAAACTtcatattaatgttattttgttgTGACTCATGCGGTTTGAGGTAAAGCCCGACCACTCACGTGAGTATACAGTTTTAAACATCACATAACtcactaattaattcaaaaccTCACACACTGTATTATTACGAATTTTTGTACACGTTGACAATGAATGTAACCTTGCAGATGAATAATCTAAACGATCGAGCTGCTCTTTTTCGCGATAATAACATTATTGACGATGAGAGCTGTTTTTCCTCGTCTTATTCCTCGTTTTTGAAAACCGATTACGGCTCTGGGTCCAATGACGATGCTAATGTTTCGCAACCTGAAGGCGTGAGTTGTGtacaagttaaaaatttagtttgaattttattgttaaggGCCCAAAACACCGCAAAAATGTGCCAATAAGGAAACGAGACCCGCCGTGGCTCGAAGCAGTGACAATAACCCCCGAAATAATCTACAAATATCAAATGACGGTGAAAAGTTTGGACGATATCCTTGAGGCAGACCTCcacactttgaaaaaaatcgatcaGGTTTGCACTTAAAACCTTGGGACAAAATGATGGTAAAAATGTGATTGCAGCCAATGCTCGTAAACGACCAATTAAACCAGCTTTATATCGAAATGGAATTAGAGGGATTATCGACGAAATTAACGCTGGAGGAAGGAATTACGTCTAGCAGCAGCGGGGATGAAATTAGTACCAACTCATCAAAAGTAATTTTCCACTCTTTGCTCGCTAGCTTCCTCATTTACGAATTTTTACAGCAGAAGAAAAAAAGGCGGTCGCAAAGTGCAGTCATGATGATGTTCTACGAAGAAAACGCCCCTCTACCCTCACCAAACAAGTCATAAAACTCCAATTCACCAGAGtgttactatttttataaaatttgcactggttttgtttttttattgctacTTCTGGCGCAATTTTTGATGTTGTAGAGTAAAGAACTTTTTACACTATTCTTCTATTTAGATAATTCTTGTATTTAAATCCCACGTTGTATaacttgaataaaaatttgaaaaaaataagcgttgtttttttttctgcaaaCATTATGAAACACATTTCATAAGGGTATTCATCACCctgtagataaaaaaaatacaagaccCCCTCATTTCGCCATTTTTGGACTGACTGATttgaattataaaataatttacccGAGCCATTCCATATAAATTTCTCGGGTCTTAGCAGACTATAGAAAAGAGATCAAATTAGTGTAATTGGTTGCTTTACATAAACCTTTAAGATCCTGGCTGCATAATTGTGatgaaattgattaaaaagcTCTCTCGAGCAATGAAGGCTCGCCTACAAAGTGCTTAAGGCTTTTAAGTCAATAATATCCACCATTAAGTCCAATTTCAATTGAGAGGAACAAGCCGTAAAGCATTTGGATAAATTAAAAGACTTTTAGGCAAAAACTAGAATATTCCGAATTAATTCGAATTTTATAGCGTGTCCTCGTAATGTGAGAAGCAATAGTGAAAGAAAACGAACATTTGAAGCTTTGAAAAGGTTTATTTTGAATAGAAATGGTGTTCAATTGACTTGATTTCAATTGCAAATTCAGCGACAGTTTAAACAGTTCTCTCTATTTGAGTCGGCTTGCTTTCGGCCATTTCCACCAAACGCTCCTTTTATGTTATTGTCAGGCCTCAACTTCATTACTTGCTATTAATACATTAAAACCAACAGTTCATCACTCAAATTGctcaataaacattttcaaaagtaTTGGATTATTTAATACAATTAAGTGCGTATTGATCCAGCAATTCTTTCCAGACCTCACCACAAGTCACAATGTTGcctaaacaatttttaaaattgttcaaaGATCCGTGTGACGTTTACACGGCAATTCACCCCCTTTTTTACGTGTGTACGTTCTTCGGTTTGGCCCCCTATTCTTTAGTACGGGTCGAAAACGGTAAAAAAGTCTTTAAATTCGCTTGGTGGCCCCTAACTAGAAACGCACTTTTGGTATTAATACTTTTGGGCGCTTTAACGTATCATGCAATTTTCGATTTAATCTCATTCAAAGACAGTGATTTACAACAGAAGTTGAGGTACTTTGAGGAGGTTTTTTCCAGTTTACTGTCGTGTTGTTCGGTCATTTTTGGATGCATTTTTGCCTTGAAGGTGATTGAGGTTTTTAAGAATATTGAGGAGGTTGATGTGGCGTTTCGAAGTTTGGCCGTTTGGGTCCCTTACAAGTAATATCAATGTTTTTGTAAGCATTAacaatgatttattttaggcATTTGTATGTGAACATTTTAATCCAT
It contains:
- the per gene encoding period isoform X1, giving the protein MESESGTTNTKISDSGYSNSCSNSNSQRSASSKSRHSGSNSSRSSGYCGTTNPDESGEIGFQPPKRNKEHKKKKLKSANSTNGGNVSSVAATAPSDNRNICVILKEDSAEATMGVEVLPVPVVETAVPSTDLVETNEPDPISPSVPVTAETPPPDKEMSWTDQQSQHTEKETLNAASVPMETSVEKTKVTEDGFCCVISMYDGVVLYTTPSLTAVLGFPKDMWLGRSFIDFVHPKDRETFSSQVTTGIALPLVDSQGKFKDIKNSLYVCLRKYRGLKSSGFGVVEKAVSYQAFQLTVTFRHLNDTPDSKKLLDTNGGMFLVVVANPVYSSYKVPEERVKFAKFGMRHTAACTFSHVDPDVVTNFGFLPQDMLGKSIFDFYHPEDMSFLKEVYESVMTMCQIAGSVFRSKPYRFAVQNGGFVMIETEWSSFVNPWSRRLEFVIGLHRVLQGPKNPDIFDQNKEDEKKYIPEEVLKESKVIQGEILLLLNKELSRPSEAAKHEVSKRCKDLANFMEYLMDEVNKSNLQLDLPQDTDPTISVSLRRMERDSVMLGEISPHHDYYDSKSSSETPPSYNQLNYNENIQRFFQSKPKTTISDESSERPSASNDTDPEGKILPSVQHCANNQKCLSPVGNSGASGSGSAGNLSSVSNPNMESATTSATNTSNDSYKPLLLTEAILYKHNEDMEKIMIKRHREQRSVTRESKKSHHKHEKANAGDKTVEKNDYSQGHGVKRSVSHSWEGESHKITKHKHLTGRNNNQNQDQTRMKPPQVPTNNDSKNENVYQQGMNDVNLWPPFSVTVTPMSNTQNLNVTSNANPLGGLATRMFPLYYIPTQQRGFEGSVNDPRYQVQYMPGMIYNYNPIFPAPPILCSPLPVLPIPVPPSVSSVNPEMCHPPNEASAEYKSKVPQFQRPASQATSVKAEPGSALGSIASASVANKAMSECSRKDLTLQSVCSPDSPLVSPPDGETHMESFQLNQKMNNLNDRAALFRDNNIIDDESCFSSSYSSFLKTDYGSGSNDDANVSQPEGGPKHRKNVPIRKRDPPWLEAVTITPEIIYKYQMTVKSLDDILEADLHTLKKIDQPMLVNDQLNQLYIEMELEGLSTKLTLEEGITSSSSGDEISTNSSKQKKKRRSQSAVMMMFYEENAPLPSPNKS
- the per gene encoding period isoform X4 → MESESGTTNTKISDSGYSNSCSNSNSQRSASSKSRHSGSNSSRSSGYCGTTNPDESGEIGFQPPKRNKEHKKKKLKSANSTNGGNVSSVAATAPSDNRNICVILKEDSAEATMGVEVLPVPVVETAVPSTDLVETNEPDPISPSVPVTAETPPPDKEMSWTDQQSQHTEKETLNAASVPMETSVEKTKVTEDGFCCVISMYDGVVLYTTPSLTAVLGFPKDMWLGRSFIDFVHPKDRETFSSQVTTGIALPLVDSQGKFKDIKNSLYVCLRKYRGLKSSGFGVVEKAVSYQAFQLTVTFRHLNDTPDSKKLLDTNGGMFLVVVANPVYSSYKVPEERVKFAKFGMRHTAACTFSHVDPDVVTNFGFLPQDMLGKSIFDFYHPEDMSFLKEVYESVMTMCQIAGSVFRSKPYRFAVQNGGFVMIETEWSSFVNPWSRRLEFVIGLHRVLQGPKNPDIFDQNKEDEKKYIPEEVLKESKVIQGEILLLLNKELSRPSEAAKHEVSKRCKDLANFMEYLMDEVNKSNLQLDLPQDTDPTISERDSVMLGEISPHHDYYDSKSSSETPPSYNQLNYNENIQRFFQSKPKTTISDESSERPSASNDTDPEGKILPSVQHCANNQKCLSPVGNSGASGSGSAGNLSSVSNPNMESATTSATNTSNDSYKPLLLTEAILYKHNEDMEKIMIKRHREQRSVTRESKKSHHKHEKANAGDKTVEKNDYSQGHGVKRSVSHSWEGESHKITKHKHLTGRNNNQNQDQTRMKPPQVPTNNDSKNENVYQQGMNDVNLWPPFSVTVTPMSNTQNLNVTSNANPLGGLATRMFPLYYIPTQQRGFEGSVNDPRYQVQYMPGMIYNYNPIFPAPPILCSPLPVLPIPVPPSVSSVNPEMCHPPNEASAEYKSKVPQFQRPASQATSVKAEPGSALGSIASASVANKMNNLNDRAALFRDNNIIDDESCFSSSYSSFLKTDYGSGSNDDANVSQPEGGPKHRKNVPIRKRDPPWLEAVTITPEIIYKYQMTVKSLDDILEADLHTLKKIDQPMLVNDQLNQLYIEMELEGLSTKLTLEEGITSSSSGDEISTNSSKQKKKRRSQSAVMMMFYEENAPLPSPNKS
- the per gene encoding period isoform X2, translating into MESESGTTNTKISDSGYSNSCSNSNSQRSASSKSRHSGSNSSRSSGYCGTTNPDESGEIGFQPPKRNKEHKKKKLKSANSTNGGNVSSVAATAPSDNRNICVILKEDSAEATMGVEVLPVPVVETAVPSTDLVETNEPDPISPSVPVTAETPPPDKEMSWTDQQSQHTEKETLNAASVPMETSVEKTKVTEDGFCCVISMYDGVVLYTTPSLTAVLGFPKDMWLGRSFIDFVHPKDRETFSSQVTTGIALPLVDSQGKFKDIKNSLYVCLRKYRGLKSSGFGVVEKAVSYQAFQLTVTFRHLNDTPDSKKLLDTNGGMFLVVVANPVYSSYKVPEERVKFAKFGMRHTAACTFSHVDPDVVTNFGFLPQDMLGKSIFDFYHPEDMSFLKEVYESVMTMCQIAGSVFRSKPYRFAVQNGGFVMIETEWSSFVNPWSRRLEFVIGLHRVLQGPKNPDIFDQNKEDEKKYIPEEVLKESKVIQGEILLLLNKELSRPSEAAKHEVSKRCKDLANFMEYLMDEVNKSNLQLDLPQDTDPTISERDSVMLGEISPHHDYYDSKSSSETPPSYNQLNYNENIQRFFQSKPKTTISDESSERPSASNDTDPEGKILPSVQHCANNQKCLSPVGNSGASGSGSAGNLSSVSNPNMESATTSATNTSNDSYKPLLLTEAILYKHNEDMEKIMIKRHREQRSVTRESKKSHHKHEKANAGDKTVEKNDYSQGHGVKRSVSHSWEGESHKITKHKHLTGRNNNQNQDQTRMKPPQVPTNNDSKNENVYQQGMNDVNLWPPFSVTVTPMSNTQNLNVTSNANPLGGLATRMFPLYYIPTQQRGFEGSVNDPRYQVQYMPGMIYNYNPIFPAPPILCSPLPVLPIPVPPSVSSVNPEMCHPPNEASAEYKSKVPQFQRPASQATSVKAEPGSALGSIASASVANKAMSECSRKDLTLQSVCSPDSPLVSPPDGETHMESFQLNQKMNNLNDRAALFRDNNIIDDESCFSSSYSSFLKTDYGSGSNDDANVSQPEGGPKHRKNVPIRKRDPPWLEAVTITPEIIYKYQMTVKSLDDILEADLHTLKKIDQPMLVNDQLNQLYIEMELEGLSTKLTLEEGITSSSSGDEISTNSSKQKKKRRSQSAVMMMFYEENAPLPSPNKS
- the per gene encoding period isoform X5, with protein sequence MESESGTTNTKISDSGYSNSCSNSNSQRSGEIGFQPPKRNKEHKKKKLKSANSTNGGNVSSVAATAPSDNRNICVILKEDSAEATMGVEVLPVPVVETAVPSTDLVETNEPDPISPSVPVTAETPPPDKEMSWTDQQSQHTEKETLNAASVPMETSVEKTKVTEDGFCCVISMYDGVVLYTTPSLTAVLGFPKDMWLGRSFIDFVHPKDRETFSSQVTTGIALPLVDSQGKFKDIKNSLYVCLRKYRGLKSSGFGVVEKAVSYQAFQLTVTFRHLNDTPDSKKLLDTNGGMFLVVVANPVYSSYKVPEERVKFAKFGMRHTAACTFSHVDPDVVTNFGFLPQDMLGKSIFDFYHPEDMSFLKEVYESVMTMCQIAGSVFRSKPYRFAVQNGGFVMIETEWSSFVNPWSRRLEFVIGLHRVLQGPKNPDIFDQNKEDEKKYIPEEVLKESKVIQGEILLLLNKELSRPSEAAKHEVSKRCKDLANFMEYLMDEVNKSNLQLDLPQDTDPTISERDSVMLGEISPHHDYYDSKSSSETPPSYNQLNYNENIQRFFQSKPKTTISDESSERPSASNDTDPEGKILPSVQHCANNQKCLSPVGNSGASGSGSAGNLSSVSNPNMESATTSATNTSNDSYKPLLLTEAILYKHNEDMEKIMIKRHREQRSVTRESKKSHHKHEKANAGDKTVEKNDYSQGHGVKRSVSHSWEGESHKITKHKHLTGRNNNQNQDQTRMKPPQVPTNNDSKNENVYQQGMNDVNLWPPFSVTVTPMSNTQNLNVTSNANPLGGLATRMFPLYYIPTQQRGFEGSVNDPRYQVQYMPGMIYNYNPIFPAPPILCSPLPVLPIPVPPSVSSVNPEMCHPPNEASAEYKSKVPQFQRPASQATSVKAEPGSALGSIASASVANKAMSECSRKDLTLQSVCSPDSPLVSPPDGETHMESFQLNQKMNNLNDRAALFRDNNIIDDESCFSSSYSSFLKTDYGSGSNDDANVSQPEGGPKHRKNVPIRKRDPPWLEAVTITPEIIYKYQMTVKSLDDILEADLHTLKKIDQPMLVNDQLNQLYIEMELEGLSTKLTLEEGITSSSSGDEISTNSSKQKKKRRSQSAVMMMFYEENAPLPSPNKS
- the per gene encoding period (The RefSeq protein has 1 substitution compared to this genomic sequence); the encoded protein is MESESGTTNTKISDSGYSNSCSNSNSQRSASSKSRHSGSNSSRSSGYCGTTNPDESGEIGFQPPKRNKEHKKKKLKSANSTNGGNVSSVAATAPSDNRNICVILKEDSAEATMGVEVLPVPVVETAVPSTDLVETNEPDPISPSVPVTAETPPPDKEMSWTDQQSQHTEKETLNAASVPMETSVEKTKVTEDGFCCVISMYDGVVLYTTPSLTAVLGFPKDMWLGRSFIDFVHPKDRETFSSQVTTGIALPLVDSQGKFKDIKNSLYVCLRKYRGLKSSGFGVVEKAVSYQAFQLTVTFRHLNDTPDSKKLLDTNGGMFLVVVANPVYSSYKVPEERVKFAKFGMRHTAACTFSHVDPDVVTNFGFLPQDMLGKSIFDFYHPEDMSFLKEVYESVMTMCQIAGSVFRSKPYRFAVQNGGFVMIETEWSSFVNPWSRRLEFVIGLHRVLQGPKNPDIFDQNKEDEKKYIPEEVLKESKVIQGEILLLLNKELSRPSEAAKHEVSKRCKDLANFMEYLMDEVNKSNLQLDLPQDTDPTISVSLRRMERDSVMLGEISPHHDYYDSKSSSETPPSYNQLNYNENIQRFFQSKPKTTISDESSERPSASNDTDPEGKILPSVQHCANNQKCLSPVGNSGASGSGSAGNLSSVSNPNMESATTSATNTSNDSYKPLLLTEAILYKHNEDMEKIMIKRHREQRSVTRESKKSHHKHEKANAGDKTVEKNDYSQGHGVKRSVSHSWEGESHKITKHKHLTGRNNNQNQDQTRMKPPQVPTNNDSKNENVYQQGMNDVNLWPPFSVTVTPMSNTQNLNVTSNANPLGGLATRMFPLYYIPTQQRGFEGSVNDPRYQVQYMPGMIYNYNPIFPAPPILCSPLPVLPIPVPPSVSSVNPEMCHPPNEASAEYKSKVPQFQRPASQATSVKAEPGSALGSIASASVANKMNNLNDRAALFRDNNIIDDESCFSSSYSSFLKTDYGSGSNDDANVSQPEGGPKHRKNVPIRKRDPPWLEAVTITPEIIYKYQMTVKSLDDILEADLHTLKKIDQPMLVNDQLNQLYIEMELEGLSTKLTLEEGITSSSSGDEISTNLSKQKKKRRSQSAVMMMFYEENAPLPSPNKS